The Gemmatimonas aurantiaca T-27 DNA segment ACGGAAGCCTTCACCTACCGGCGTTTCCAGTGGTCCCTTGAGCGCGAGACGTGTGCGCTTGATCGAGTCGAGCGTGGCTTCGGGGATCGGATCGTTCCAGCGGGCCACACCGGCCATGCCGGCGACCTGACGGTCCCATTCGATGTCGGCGCCGGCGGCGGCCAGAATACGGACGGTGGCTTCGGCAATCGACGGGCCGATGCCGTCACCGGGAATGAGCGTTACGGGAGTGGACATGAGCAGGACAGGAACGATGCAGGATCGATGACGAGCGTGGGATCAGGACTGTCGACAAGTCTAGCGACCAAACGGGTCCCATGGTGCCCCCAACGCACACTTCCGGGTGGGCGTTCATTGACAATGACAGGTCCCCGAGCGCATTAACGAATCGCGTCCTGTCATCTCACCTTGCGGACCTTCCTCCCTCCCCCGCCGCGTGTCCCGTCTGCTGAAATACCTCCCCTGGATAGGCCTGGCCCTTCTTGGTGCTGGCGCGCTCGCCATGATCGCGCTCAACCGAGGCGAGAAGATCAGCGCCGCCTGGCTCCTCACTGCCGCGGTCTGTGTCTATCTGATCGGCTACCGGTTCTACAGCCGCATCATCGCGAGCGACATCTTCGGCCTCGACGCCACCCGGGCAACGCCCGCTGAGCGCCTCGACGATGGTCGCGACTACGTCCCCACCAACAAGTGGGTCGTCTTCGGCCACCACTTTGCCGCCATCGCCGGCCCGGGCCCGCTGGTCGGTCCGACCCTCGCCGCGCAGTTCGGATTCCTACCGGGTGCCTTGTGGATCCTGGTCGGCGTCGTGCTGGGCGGCGCCGTGCAGGATTTCGTGATCCTCTGCGCGTCCGTACGCCGTGACGGCAAGTCGCTCGGCCAGATGGCGAAGGATGAAATCGGTCCGCTGGCTGGTACGGTGGCGCTGGTGTCCATCCTCGGCATCATGGTCATTCTGATCGCCGTGCTGGCCCTCATCGTCGTGAACGCGCTGCGTGACAGCGCCTGGGGCACCGTGACGATCGGCCTGTCCATCCCGATCGCCATGGTCATGGGCGGCTATCTGCGCTGGGTCCGTCCCGGCGCGGTGCTCGAGGCAACCGCCGGTGGTCTGGCGCTGCTGTTCCTGTCGCTCTACATCGGCAAATGGGTATCGGAGTCCCCCGAGTGGGCGCCGGTGTTCACGCTGAGCGGCACGACGCTCTCGTTCTCGATCATGATCTACGGCTTCTTCGCATCGGTGTTGCCGGTGTGGATGTTGCTCGCGCCGCGTGACTACCTCTCCGCGTTCGTGAAGATCGGTGTGGTGGTCGCGCTCGGTTTCGGCATCCTGTGGGTGCTGCCCGACATGGAAATGCCGCCGATCACGAAGTTCATCGACGGGACTGGTCCAGTCTTCTCCGGCAAGCTGTTCCCGTTCGTGTTCATCACGATCGCTTGCGGTGCCATCTCCGGTTTCCACGCCCTGATTTCTTCGGGCACCACGCCCAAGCTGTTGCGTCGTGAGCCGGACGCCCGCCTGATCGGCTACGGCGGCATGCTGATCGAGTCGATGGTGGCCATCATGGCTCTCATCGCGGCCTGCGTGCTGACGCCGGGCATCTACTTCGCGATCAACTCGCCGGCGGCGGTCATCGGGACGACCGCGATCACCGCAGCGGAAACGATCAACGGATGGGGCCTGTTCGCCGCCATCTCGGCAGCGGATCTCGAACTGCTGGCCCGTCAGGTCGGTGAAAACTCCCTGCTGTCCCGTACGGGCGGCGCGCCCAGCCTCGCGGTTGGCATGGCGCACCTGTTCTCGCGTGCGCTGGGTGGTGAGAGCGCGATGGCGCTGTGGTACCACTTCGCCATCATGTTCGAAGCGCTGTTCATCCTGACCACGCTGGATGCCGGCACTCGTGTCGGTCGCTTCATGCTGCAGGACCTGCTGGGCAACATCTACAAGCCCCTGGGTCGTGTGGCGTGGTACCCGGCCGTCGTGACCTGCTCGGCGTTGTTCGTGATGATGTGGGGCTACTTCCTGTATCAGGGTGTCACCGATCCCCTGGG contains these protein-coding regions:
- a CDS encoding carbon starvation CstA family protein, giving the protein MSRLLKYLPWIGLALLGAGALAMIALNRGEKISAAWLLTAAVCVYLIGYRFYSRIIASDIFGLDATRATPAERLDDGRDYVPTNKWVVFGHHFAAIAGPGPLVGPTLAAQFGFLPGALWILVGVVLGGAVQDFVILCASVRRDGKSLGQMAKDEIGPLAGTVALVSILGIMVILIAVLALIVVNALRDSAWGTVTIGLSIPIAMVMGGYLRWVRPGAVLEATAGGLALLFLSLYIGKWVSESPEWAPVFTLSGTTLSFSIMIYGFFASVLPVWMLLAPRDYLSAFVKIGVVVALGFGILWVLPDMEMPPITKFIDGTGPVFSGKLFPFVFITIACGAISGFHALISSGTTPKLLRREPDARLIGYGGMLIESMVAIMALIAACVLTPGIYFAINSPAAVIGTTAITAAETINGWGLFAAISAADLELLARQVGENSLLSRTGGAPSLAVGMAHLFSRALGGESAMALWYHFAIMFEALFILTTLDAGTRVGRFMLQDLLGNIYKPLGRVAWYPAVVTCSALFVMMWGYFLYQGVTDPLGGINSLWPLFGISNQLLATVALCVGTTVIIKMGKAKYAFVTIIPLVWLVIVTSSAGYMKIFSSDPKLGFLSHARMLKEQIASGTLPANIPSPAAAERMIFNDRLDAAIAAFFLAAVVVILVSSIRQWLAVTSGKQVVGSTETPYQRTQLTGA